The DNA window ttttttcccacagtgAGTTGAGGAAAGAGAACacggaattaaaaaaaagactggacGAGTACAGCGAGCAGCACAGCGGGTCATCCAAACACGACACAGGTGCCACTCACACAATCTATTCCACTCTTTACACCGAGAAACTAAATTCTCTCTTTTGATACTTGATAAGATAACAGGAAGCTAAAAGATCTCCTTAAGTCGGCGGAGGCGGAGAAGCGCAAATTGGAAGCCCAAATCCAACAGTTAAAGGACCAATCGAGCAAGTTGGACGCCGCCTTCTTTGATGAAATTGAGGATTTGAAGTACAATTACAATGTGGAGGTGAAGAAGAACATCATGCTGGAGGCGCAGCTGAGGAAAGTGGCGGATAGCGCCTCTGGAGACATGCTCAGTTGAGATCAAAATTGCTCATGCAGCTTTTAGTAAATAACTTAATGTCTTTGATTTTACTTGAGCTAATATTCAGTGCCTTAAGCATATTAGGACAGGGATATTTTTAACAGTGGTTGGAAGTCTTACAAATGTTACTTTCATAAGGGCAGCTTCAAATGTAgtattctgtattttttttttttatgttttacacCTGTACAGTTCTCATGtagtatttatatttacaaataaaacattggcaAGCCGATGAAGCAATTATTTTCATACCATGTCCTAGTGCGCTGTAATTCCTCGTCATGTcgtttgatatatttttaaaaaaaagataaaaataaaaaacgttCGATCGGACGATGACTACTTACCGGTGTGCGCAGGCGCAATGGGTAGCAGAGCCGCTTGGGTTCACAATGCCGAGTACCTGCATAGACATTTGAACGCAGGTCATAACACAAGCCCTTAAAATGCCAAAAACACGAATTGAAAATACCATGGTACACAAATTGCCTCATTTAGGCAAAATAAAGTGACAATTTAAACTCTACAAATCCAAATACATAGCGTGTTGACCGAGTTGTTGGCTTGACGTGCTAGCTGCCATGTTCATCATTGGAGCGCTTCAGTAACTCAAATCGGAATGTACTACTAAGTTATctttttgtaaataataataaaatactgaCTGGGCATAATTCTTCTCGCTTACCTCTGAAAAGACGAATAACAACCATACGACACAGGGGACAGAAACAGTCCAACCGAAATCTTCCCAAGGTGGCCAACAGCTGGTAGTGATTGATGCTGACCATTAGCTTTTTTATTAGCTTTTGCGCCTTGAAGATAATATACAAACGTcataaaagcaaatatttgtacTTATTACACCATACAAACATcataaaagcaaatatttgtacTTAGATTAATATTTACAGGATGGGTTTAGACAAGGGACACGTTTGATTACATTTACTCTTTTTTGAGTTTTGATTTACACagtaacatttatttaatgtatttaaatgtaataaaataaattcttgAAATGTCCTCCATCAACATTGCAATTACCCAGGTTATCCAAACTTGGGTTTCATGCCAAGTTTTAGGGATTTTATGGAATGTGAGGGTTTCAAAGTGCTTCAAAAATGGATTTAAGTTGGTATTAAGGTTAGTTATGTCAGGTATGCTCTGGGTGATAAAATACCAGCGATTACGATGTACTTGCTAtactataataaaataatttcacaaGTCACCATCAGTTATAACCGAAAATGACCAATACATCATTTTATTGGTGCATAAAAATACTCAAGACCACTGTtcatacttaaaaaaaagaagcattaCATTTTCCCTCTGCTATCATGGGAATGCTTTGAATGGGACATAGTAAGTATGACAGAACAATGAAATGCCTTGTGTCACTTTCAAAGTTGCTTTTCTCAGTTTCAGCTGCCGGCTTGGGACTTGGCTCCTAATTAGGTCAAACAAGTTAGAATTTTTCCAAGAATTGAATATACCAGTATTGCGCGTGCGGGAGCGTCACCTCTGTTAGGGATCTCTTTATTTAGATCGATGTCTGGCTTTTGGTCCAATTCCATCTTATCTTTCCTCAGCTCTCTAGTGACACAAATGTATCAAAGTAAAGCCTAAATTTGTCTGACTTATTTTCCTAGAAAACCACCCGCACTAATTTTCATACTTGATTTCCTTGTTGAGATCTGTTTCTGCCCCCACGTTGTCACCAGAGATAAACGTATctgcctggaaaaaaaaaacacacaccactCAGCACACTATTCAAATACCTCACCAGTGTACACAATGTtacttccacatacttcaCGTGTATGACAAAGACGTTCAGCATTGTCATTCTTCAGTACACTGCACATTTCCTCCAGGTCTCCAACTTTACGctgtgaaacaaaaagaaaaccttgGAGCGAGTCGCAAATATTCACATCACAATTCGTACGAATCGTGTTGAATCGTATCTGGATTGAGTTTTATGGTATTGTGAGTGTTTAGTTTTTGTGTGGTTATGTGAACCTTGAATCTCGGCAGGTCTATGTTGGCTTGCGCGAGCTGGAGGCGCAGCTCCAGATTCTCAGAGGCCAGCTTGAGGTTTTCTTTCTGGAAGTCAGCATCACTTTGCCAGGGCGTCAAGGCGTCTTTCTTTGCCGCCTGATGCAGACGTGATGATCCAAATGCGCCAAGACTtgggaatgaaaacaaaacaaatcacaagAGGAGTTGGAGAAGACTTGGACATGTGCTTTTCTAAAGATCAGTCTCTCCTCCAAGGATTGGTTCTTCTCCTCGGTTAACTCGGCATTCACAATCTGCAAGATTACCTCCTTGGTAATTATGATTGATTCATAATTCAATCAACAGTCAGCATTTCAGTCGAGAGGCACCCTGCCAGAAAACAGTAAAAGAACTGAAATGGGCAAGAGTAGCACCCTCTAGTGGACAAGCTGCGCATTGACAGTCACTGAGTATTTCACAGCCCAATTTTATAGAGTAGGGATGTACTTttgatctgaaaaaaaaatgggaacaaAGCCCTTTTCCGCTAACACAGATGATTGCCAATGTGTCAAAATCCCCACTATATAGTGCCAACTACTGCCGAGAACTTACTCAATTTCCGATTTGTTTTTGCCCTAAGGCCGAGAACTCGTTTCCTTAAACTAAGGCAAGTCTGGTCTGACCTCTCTGTGTGTTATTTCCATGTTTCCCCCCCTGCTATGGGGTTTCAATGGCAATTCTACTTGGCCTCTTGTTCAAAGAGAGCTGGAACAACACATACTTGGTGGAAATCAACTGAGTCTCCTTCTCTACTATTTGATCAGCTGTCACTCCGCTCGCCTTGGTCTTCTTCTGCGTTAGGTTTTTCTCTTGCTCCAGCCTGCATCAACACAGTTAAcatgtttcaaaaaaaaaaaagtgacgtgTTGCTGTCAAAATGTTGGCACACTGACTTGGCATAGAGATCTTTGATAGACATGAGCTGCCTTGACAGGAATAAGTTCTCGTGTTCCTTGTCCTTCAGAAGTTGCTTCACCTTGTCCAACCTGGACCGCCATTTCTTCGCCTCTTCCCACTGCACTACTTTTTCTTTGCTCTGTAAAAAGAAATTGCCTTCATCACAGTTGGAAGCAAATAGTAAATGTGTCTGAATTGTCACACTCCTTTCACAACCTGCGCGGGGTCAACACGGGTCTTCAGTTGCTTCTCCAGCTCCTGCAACTCTTGTTCTTTCTCCTCCAGTTGAGTGCGAAGCGCTTTCTGAGCGATGAGGCCCTTTTGAAGCCTCTTGTTCAAGTTGTCCACCTGAGCCCTCAGTTTGTTGTCGTTCTTCCTGCACGAATTGTTTGCCGCTTCCAGTTGCTCGCTCAGCTCCTGCACGCGATCCTGCGTAAGAGGATTGCACAATCATTTCATAATTGGAGAACACATCCACCTTGGTGAACGAGAAGATTTGACAGGTATATTGAAAATGTCAGCCAGGCCAATTTGGTGACATTTTGGAAGCTCACCTTCAGGTCTTTGGTGTGCTTGTCAAGCAACTTCTGAATGTTGAGTTTCTCCTGGGTCTGTGCGGTGTTCGCCAAGACTTGTTGTTCTGCGGCAGTCGTCATCTGGGCCCGCATTCCAATCAGAACGCGGCTGAGAGCCTGAGGAAGAGAACATTACGAGAGCGAGCTTCAAATCCATGTTTGACTCGAATTTGGCCCGAATGAAAATACACCTCCGAGCCAAcgtaattaaaaacacaacGTGACCTTGATCTGTTTCTCTTTGTGGACCAGTTGCAGCTTGAGGCGTTCAGCCGTGTTCTTCAGGATGTTGCTCGGTGACTTGACATTGGCCTCCTTTTGTGTCTCCAGCTCGTTCTGGAGGGAGTCGATTTCCTTTTTCAAAGTTGCTATTTGGCTGGTCTGGTCTTTGGTCTCAAAGATCACGTCTTCCAACTCTGCCGCGTGTGACCTCTTCAGCCTGAGCCAAATTGAACAGGTTTGCACGTGGAGGCCAGCTGCGAGAAGAGAAGGACAATCACCTGGATATCTCGTCGGCGTGTTTCTTGGCTTGTGTTTCCGTGGCAGCCCTGTGTCGCTCCGACTCAGCGGTGGCCATCTTCAGCTTCCTGTTAATAGAAGCGAGCAGGACGTCTTGTTCGGCCACCATATGCTCCAACTCGCCCACCCGATCCAGATGTTTGGCCGTCGAGGTGCCGATGCCGGGATTCTTCATCGCTTCCTGCGAAaaggaaccaaacaaaacaaaaaaaacacagaaggctgcttttgaatatttaaGGGGGTTTGGATGGACGACTGCAGTTATTTTGAGGAATATTCATGGTTCCAAAAGTACCGCTGCTTGCCGTTTGAAACGATCCAGGGCCATGTTGTTGGTGGCGTCCAACTTCTGATACAACATCTTCATCTCCTCGGCGTGTGCCTTTATCAACTCTTCTTGATCCTGACATCAACAAAGTTAGAAGGCCATTCGAAAGGAATTCGAAAAGTTTAGAAAATGCTTACAAAATTcattgcaaaaagaaaaatcacgaAAAGTGATGAAACAATTGCGACCTTGAACGCAGCCTGACGAGTCGCGCCGGTACCATTTGTGTCAGGTGTACCTTCCCCACTTGAGTCAGCTGATTCTGGTACTTTTTGATCACGTCTTCTTTATTGTTGAGCCGACTTTGGAGATCTTTCACGCTCTTGTGTGCCAGGTTTAGGGCAGCCTGGCCGTCCGTCTCGTGGTTGGACTTCTCCTTTAGTTTCTGCATGCAATGCAATATCACGTCAAAGCCAAAAGATATTATTCTACTACTTCAAAAAGTGTCATTGCATGTGAGCGGGATGGGAACGTGGTACCTCCTCCAAACATCCGCATGTTTCCGTCAACTCTCGAAGCCTCTGCTCCTGATTGTCCACCTTCCTCCTGGTCCTCTTGCTCTCCTGCTCGGCCTTCATTTTCTCCTGGAGGATCTTCGTGTGTTCCTCTTGGAGGCTGGCCACCATTTCAGTGGCATAGACCTTCAGGTTGTGCTAAGAAGGAATAGCCGGAGGtgaaaaatcatcattttccATGCAGCATCGTCCTATTTTCGCCATCTTGCTTACATTGGCCAGTCTTTTCAGACTGGGGATGTTTGTGTTGTCTTTGGCCTTCAAGGCCCGGAGGACGTCTTTAAGCGCGGCCTCCACGTCTCCTTTCTCCCCGGAGAGCTGCTCCACTTTAAAAGCGACACACATAGAAGACTTGTATCATAGCTGAAAAGGTAAGACGGTAAATGGGATCAATGGAACCAAAATGGAGTTGAGGTTTACGTTTAAACTGGAACTGGGACTTGTTAAGTTCCGCCTCCCTCTTCGATATCGTCACCACTTCTTCACCAGGTTCAACCTGACAATACAAGGATGTatattatatttctttttgtttttatagaagaggatttttctttcaaagcaCCAACCTTGGCTAGGGGCTCTTCGTGCGAGCGCGCCTTGCTGTTTCCATCAGGAGTCGGTGGCGAGATGGTTTCGCCAGGAATTGGTGGCAAGCTGATCCGAGAAGGATTTGGTGGCCATTTTACACAGCGTATAACAATGTCCTCCTCCGACATGGACAGCGGCAGCCCTGAAAAAGAGACACGTGCGGTCAAAATGCGCTTACAAA is part of the Syngnathus acus chromosome 6, fSynAcu1.2, whole genome shotgun sequence genome and encodes:
- the LOC119124908 gene encoding centrosomal protein of 290 kDa-like isoform X1 — translated: MEWNDVKKLDPATLHECYKGELDSVINLLTSPKKWEVEHPAQKDVVHILRVFQSLLKMKHQEATLAEQLVEEQEKNENALIAKVSRLEEELTYAGSGPENSFLRNEMRQLKAQLVRKEEMVNQLKKEVKKEKKTTEKLLLRAEGAEDDVKMLRRENTQLRQDVDFYHGELELKESDMSKEDKAETQRKLISATRQLSQCLDDLQQTEDEISRLKADNLRMQECVLVSTKEMEKMSDEYNQIKMAVHQCDSETDQLRKERDRAEQQVRELTQKMSEMTEEDDPIMAEVDAKVDEWKKVLSEKDEEILVYQQIIRDLQQKLRLAQLDMDRNNNLALEQAVEERDRQIESLREQVEQYTEEMKTQTLLMESLKMPKKGREGVFLDAQELVQQRKMEELASKWDAAEMRAAEAEQALERAEAHTEEKDRELIEVSKRLKDFERGIYGLEEAIGEIKECQIQIRRRELELEAVTKENNQAYITIERLAEENEDFRERLGYQPSQQVDLSEFRRAKGIQRWQYKAENQVLTKEIERLEEERLEMKKQVRQLAKQKGLPLSMSEEDIVIRCVKWPPNPSRISLPPIPGETISPPTPDGNSKARSHEEPLAKVEPGEEVVTISKREAELNKSQFQFKLEQLSGEKGDVEAALKDVLRALKAKDNTNIPSLKRLANHNLKVYATEMVASLQEEHTKILQEKMKAEQESKRTRRKVDNQEQRLRELTETCGCLEEKLKEKSNHETDGQAALNLAHKSVKDLQSRLNNKEDVIKKYQNQLTQVGKDQEELIKAHAEEMKMLYQKLDATNNMALDRFKRQAAEAMKNPGIGTSTAKHLDRVGELEHMVAEQDVLLASINRKLKMATAESERHRAATETQAKKHADEISRLKRSHAAELEDVIFETKDQTSQIATLKKEIDSLQNELETQKEANVKSPSNILKNTAERLKLQLVHKEKQIKALSRVLIGMRAQMTTAAEQQVLANTAQTQEKLNIQKLLDKHTKDLKDRVQELSEQLEAANNSCRKNDNKLRAQVDNLNKRLQKGLIAQKALRTQLEEKEQELQELEKQLKTRVDPAQSKEKVVQWEEAKKWRSRLDKVKQLLKDKEHENLFLSRQLMSIKDLYAKLEQEKNLTQKKTKASGVTADQIVEKETQLISTNLGAFGSSRLHQAAKKDALTPWQSDADFQKENLKLASENLELRLQLAQANIDLPRFKRKVGDLEEMCSVLKNDNAERLCHTREADTFISGDNVGAETDLNKEIKELRKDKMELDQKPDIDLNKEIPNRGDAPARAILVYSILGKILTCLT
- the LOC119124908 gene encoding centrosomal protein of 290 kDa-like isoform X2, yielding MEWNDVKKLDPATLHECYKGELDSVINLLTSPKKWEVEHPAQKDVVHILRVFQSLLKMKHQEATLAEQLVEEQEKNENALIAKVSRLEEELTYAGSGPENSFLRNEMRQLKAQLVRKEEMVNQLKKEVKKEKKTTEKLLLRAEGAEDDVKMLRRENTQLRQDVDFYHGELELKESDMSKEDKAETQRKLISATRQLSQCLDDLQQTEDEISRLKADNLRMQECVLVSTKEMEKMSDEYNQIKMAVHQCDSETDQLRKERDRAEQQVRELTQKMSEMTEEDDPIMAEVDAKVDEWKKVLSEKDEEILVYQQIIRDLQQKLRLAQLDMDRNNNLALEQAVEERDRQIESLREQVEQYTEEMKTQTLLMESLKMPKKGREGVFLDAQELVQQRKMEELASKWDAAEMRAAEAEQALERAEAHTEEKDRELIEVSKRLKDFERGIYGLEEAIGEIKECQIQIRRRELELEAVTKENNQAYITIERLAEENEDFRERLGYQPSQQVDLSEFRRAKGIQRWQYKAENQVLTKEIERLEEERLEMKKQVRQLAKQKGLPLSMSEEDIVIRCVKWPPNPSRISLPPIPGETISPPTPDGNSKARSHEEPLAKVEPGEEVVTISKREAELNKSQFQFKLEQLSGEKGDVEAALKDVLRALKAKDNTNIPSLKRLANHNLKVYATEMVASLQEEHTKILQEKMKAEQESKRTRRKVDNQEQRLRELTETCGCLEEKLKEKSNHETDGQAALNLAHKSVKDLQSRLNNKEDVIKKYQNQLTQVGKDQEELIKAHAEEMKMLYQKLDATNNMALDRFKRQAAEAMKNPGIGTSTAKHLDRVGELEHMVAEQDVLLASINRKLKMATAESERHRAATETQAKKHADEISRLKRSHAAELEDVIFETKDQTSQIATLKKEIDSLQNELETQKEANVKSPSNILKNTAERLKLQLVHKEKQIKALSRVLIGMRAQMTTAAEQQVLANTAQTQEKLNIQKLLDKHTKDLKDRVQELSEQLEAANNSCRKNDNKLRAQVDNLNKRLQKGLIAQKALRTQLEEKEQELQELEKQLKTRVDPAQSKEKVVQWEEAKKWRSRLDKVKQLLKDKEHENLFLSRQLMSIKDLYAKLEQEKNLTQKKTKASGVTADQIVEKETQLISTNLGAFGSSRLHQAAKKDALTPWQSDADFQKENLKLASENLELRLQLAQANIDLPRFKRKVGDLEEMCSVLKNDNAERLCHTREADTFISGDNVGAETDLNKEIKELRKDKMELDQKPDIDLNKEIPNRGAKSQAGS